The genomic interval CTACCGCGTGCTGGACCAGTTGGCGCTGGAGCTGCGCGGCCAGGCCGGGCCGAGCTTCACGGTGTTGCCGGCGTGGCGCGAGACCTTCTTCCAGCGCCTGGTGGCCGCGGGCGTGCCGGTGCAGCGCGCGCAGTACGACTCGGTGCAGCCGCTGATCACGCGGCTGCTCGAGGAGCGCATCGCCACGGTGGCGCAGGGCGACTCGGCCGCGTTCCGGCGCGGCGTGCGCCAGGACCCGCAGCTCATGCGCGCGCTGTCGCTGCTGAACGGCGTGCAGGGCCAGCCGCAGCTCTTCGCGAAGGCCGCCGCCACGGCTCGCCCCGGCGAGACGCCCAGCGCCGGCACCACCGCCGCCGCTCAGCCCGCCGCGAAGCCGTAAGCTTCCGGCAGGGCAGAGGCGCGGACGACGAGAGGGGGGGCTCCAATGCGGGGCTCTCCCTTTTTTCGTGGGCGGCGGCGGGCCCCCTCCCCCAGCCCCTCCCCCAAAACTGCCTGGGGGAGGGGAGCTTGGGTGTCGCAGTCTGGAGATTTGGGGCGGGATGGAATGAGGTCGGTTGGGGCGACTACTGCTGCTTGTGGGCCTGTTCGAAGTCCCACTGCTTCTTGCGGAAGGAAACCCAGGCGGAGTCCGGGACCGTCTTCTCGACCGCGCGGTAGATGCGGTCCGCGTCGGGCTGATCGGCCGCGGCGACGTGGGCGGGGATCGTGAAGGTGTGTGTGCCTATGGAGCCGGTGAGGCCCTGCGCGGGGGCGCCGTTCGCGGGCTCCCCGGCTGTCCACTTCCGCGTAAGCAGCGCGGTGGAGTCGATCACGGCGCGGAGGTGCGACATCGCCGCTGGCGCGACGGCGAAGCGCTCGGTCCAGGTGGCGGTGTCGGCCGCGGTCCCTGCGCGCCACTCGACGCTGCCGGCGGAGTCCTGCACGAGCAGCGTGTAGTCGTAGTGGAACGGCGGCGAGACCGGGCCGTTTCCGTTCTCGTACTTGAGCCGCAGCGGGCCGGACGCCGCATCCGCGCCCCCGTCTCCTCCGCCGCATGCCGCGGCGATCGCGGCCAGCATGCACACGCGCAAAAGCTTCACTTCCGCTCCAGGGCTCGGGTGAGATGACGCAGCCGCCACGCTCTCCCCAAGATGCTGCGGCATCGCCCGAAAAGACAACGGTCTAGCCGCCGCCGCTTCCAGAGCACGGATTACCGATGAACGAGACGAGCTTCGAAGTGCGAGCCGTGGGCCGGGTCGAGTCGCCGCTTGCGGTGGTGGAGGCTGCGCCGCGCCAGGCGGACGAGGGCGCGCCCGCGGCCTGGCTGGTATTCGAACCGGAAATGCTTCCCGCGCTCTCCTCCATCCGCCTGGGCGACCGGGCGATCGTGCTCACCTGGCTCCACCACGCGCGGCGTGACGTGCTGAGCGTGCATCCCCGCGGCGACCCGGCGCGGCCGCGCGAGGGCGTCTTCAGCACGCGCTCTCCGCACAGGCCCAACCCCGTCGGGCTGCACCGGGTGGAGATCGTGGCGGTGGATGGGCCGCGGGTGCAGGTCCGCGGCCTGGAAGCGGTGGACGGCACTCCCATCATCGACCTCAAGCCCGTGCTCGACGACGAGATCGGCGAGCGCTGAGCGGCTACTCGCGCCGGTCGCCCGGCTGCGGCGGCTCCGGCTCGATTCGAACAGCTTCGGTGGCTCTGTCGGTGGGCGCCTACCGCCACTGCTCGAAGACGGGAGCGGCCTCCTCGCGGATCACGAGAACTGCGTCGAAGTATCGCCACCAGTCCGCCGGGGCGAAGCCGCCCAGCAGCCGTGAAGGCACGCTGCCGATGCGGCGCAGCGCCGTGCGATCGACGTAGGCCCAGGCCGTGTCGGGCCGGGCGGCGCGGACTTCCAGCGAGCCCGGCGGCAGCTCCGGCAGAGGCTTGCCCGGCCGGCCGGCCATGGAGCTCTGCCCGGCGAGCGCGCTGAAGCCGATCACGCCCAGCCGCCCGCCCCAGCGCCCGGCGATGCGCGCACCGAGCGGCTCGTGCGGAAGCGGGCCCTGGCGCCTCGCGGCGTGCACCGTGGCGGTCCAGACGATCACCTTCGTGCCGCGGGGCAGCCGCTTCATCTGCCAGGCGAAGTTGCGGTACATGGCCAGGTCGCGGTCCGGCACCGCCGCCGTGTCCTGCTGGCGCGCGAAGTACCCGGCCAGGCTCTCCAGCATGGCCCGCTCGGGCGTTTCCGCAGCGCGTCCGCCGCCCGCCCGCGCCGCAGCCGCGAGGCTCGCGCAGCGGCGAAGGCGCACTCGCTCCGCCTCGTCGAACTGCTGAGCGCCGTCGTACCGCCAACCCAGGTTCCGCGCCACCGCTTCGCCGCACTCGGAAGCATCCCGCGCGGAGAGCGATGCGGCGACCAGACCTGGCAGCGTGGCGCGCGCGTACTCCGACGTCGCGCTCACCTGATCGTCCAATCCGCCCACCACGAGCCGTCCGGCGCTGGCCTCGCGGAACAGCCAGCCGCGCCACCCGGCGAGCTCGCGCGTCCACCAAAAGCGCCCGATCGACCGGTCGAGCTGCGGCTGCGCGGCAGTGCCTTCATCCACCGCCTTCTGGAAGCCCACGAAGTCGTACATGGGCGCCTCGAACAGCACCGCGCGGAAGCCGCACCGGCCCACCAGGCGCTCCACGATGCGCGCCTTCTCCTGGAACCCCCGCGCTTCACCGTGCGACGGCAGCTCCCCCAGCACCACGACGCGCTTGCCGCACACCGCGTCCACGACCTGCTCGGTGGCGGACCCCGCATCGGCTCCCTGCGCGCGCGCCGGCACGGCGGAGAGCGAAAGGGCGCACAGCGCGACGAGCGGGAGGAGAGCGCTCGCACTCCGGGCGGAAGCCGGATCGAGAAGCATCGGCAGCATGTCGGTTCGGACTGATGTGTGGTGATCGGCGAAGTGCTCGGCAGGGACCTTGGGCGTTCCGAAACCGTGGCGCCTCTGGATGCGATCCCAGCCGCATCGCCCGGCGGCTACGAGACTCACCCGCTGTTGATTGGCCTCCGGTTGGACCCGCTGCGCATCGGCGGAAATGTGACGGCAGACTGGGGTGCCGGAAAGGCGGCAGACGGGCGTTGCCCGCCGCGCATCTCCCGAATCCTCAACGTCTTGGAAAGTTTTCGGCGAGGTCAGGCCGCGGCGGGGAGCGGGTGGCCCTGGATGAAGAGGATGGAGAGCAGGTTGAAGCGTTCGGCCTGGTCCACGTTGCAGACATGGCCGGAGTTGGCGATCACGCGCAACTGGCTCCAGCGCGCGTGGCGCGCGACGATGTGGCGCACCGGCGGCAGGAACATGTAGTCCTCGTCGCCCATCAGGTACAGCGTGGGCACGGGGATCTCCTTTTCCTCGAAGAAGCGCAGCAGCGGGTTCACCTCGTAGGTCAGGCGGAACCAGCGGATGAACTCCTTCTGGCACAGCTTCTTGGCCTCGCCTACGAAGAGCAGGCGCGAGCTCTCGTGGCGCTTGCGCGGCATGATGACCCAGGCGAACAGCCGGTACAGCCACATGTACGGCACCAGCCGTTTGCCCAGGTTCCCCAGCGCCACCAGCACCCGCGAGCGCAGGTTGAGCCGCGTGACGGCGCCGCCCATCACCAGCGACCGCACGCGCTCCGGCGCGATCTCGCCGAGGGTGCGTATCACGATGGTGCCCAGCGAGATGCCCACGAAGTGCGCGCTGGCGATGGCCGCGTGGTCCAGCACCTCGATGATCTCGCGGCTGATCTCCTCGAACGTGTAGTCGCCCGTGCCCGCGCGCTCGGGCCCGTCCTGCGAGCCGCCGTGGCCGCGCAGGTCCACCAGCAGCACGTTGAAGTGCCTGCGGAACTCCCGCAGCTGCTTGTACCAGATGGACGAGCTGCCGCCCGCGCCGTGCACGAACACGACCCAGTCGTGCCCCGGGCCCAGGACGAACGTCTTGTGGTGCAGCATGGCGCGTGGGAGCGGGGTCGATGCGGGCGGTGCAGGCCGGACGGCCGTGCGGTAGATTGATACTCCGGTCGCGCGGCGGCGTTCGTCGCAGATGCAATGACATTCGGGAGATGGACGGCGGCGATGTGCCTGATCGTGCTGGCTTTCCAAGCGCACCCGCGCTTCCGCCTGGCGGTGGCCGCCAACCGCGACGAGGCGTACGCGCGCCCTACCGCTCCGGCGAGCTGGTGGCCCGACGCGCCGGACCTGCTGGCCGGGCGCGACCTGCGCGACGGCGGCACGTGGATGGGCGTCACCCGCGGCGGGCGCTTCGCGGCGGTCACGAACTATCGGGAGATGACGCCGCCGCGGCCGAACGCTCCCTCGCGCGGGCACCTGGTGGACGGCTTCCTCCGCTCCGCCGC from Longimicrobiaceae bacterium carries:
- the tsaA gene encoding tRNA (N6-threonylcarbamoyladenosine(37)-N6)-methyltransferase TrmO, with translation MNETSFEVRAVGRVESPLAVVEAAPRQADEGAPAAWLVFEPEMLPALSSIRLGDRAIVLTWLHHARRDVLSVHPRGDPARPREGVFSTRSPHRPNPVGLHRVEIVAVDGPRVQVRGLEAVDGTPIIDLKPVLDDEIGER
- a CDS encoding erythromycin esterase family protein; this translates as MLPMLLDPASARSASALLPLVALCALSLSAVPARAQGADAGSATEQVVDAVCGKRVVVLGELPSHGEARGFQEKARIVERLVGRCGFRAVLFEAPMYDFVGFQKAVDEGTAAQPQLDRSIGRFWWTRELAGWRGWLFREASAGRLVVGGLDDQVSATSEYARATLPGLVAASLSARDASECGEAVARNLGWRYDGAQQFDEAERVRLRRCASLAAAARAGGGRAAETPERAMLESLAGYFARQQDTAAVPDRDLAMYRNFAWQMKRLPRGTKVIVWTATVHAARRQGPLPHEPLGARIAGRWGGRLGVIGFSALAGQSSMAGRPGKPLPELPPGSLEVRAARPDTAWAYVDRTALRRIGSVPSRLLGGFAPADWWRYFDAVLVIREEAAPVFEQWR
- a CDS encoding alpha/beta hydrolase; this translates as MLHHKTFVLGPGHDWVVFVHGAGGSSSIWYKQLREFRRHFNVLLVDLRGHGGSQDGPERAGTGDYTFEEISREIIEVLDHAAIASAHFVGISLGTIVIRTLGEIAPERVRSLVMGGAVTRLNLRSRVLVALGNLGKRLVPYMWLYRLFAWVIMPRKRHESSRLLFVGEAKKLCQKEFIRWFRLTYEVNPLLRFFEEKEIPVPTLYLMGDEDYMFLPPVRHIVARHARWSQLRVIANSGHVCNVDQAERFNLLSILFIQGHPLPAAA